The following proteins are encoded in a genomic region of Castor canadensis chromosome 19, mCasCan1.hap1v2, whole genome shotgun sequence:
- the Ngrn gene encoding neugrin, which produces MAVALSFLLGGCVRAAVARCGFATQGVAGPGPVGREPDPDSDWEPEERELQEVESTLKRQRKAIRFQKIRRQMEAPGAPPRTLTREAMEQIRYLHKEFAESWSVPRLAEGFDVSTDVIRRVLKSKFVPTLEQKLKQDQKVLKKTGLAHRVWQLQGSGDSPKPLTAGHSVSGSLLVSGNEASSKSQSHSAALKMIGSSPHSTNTPRRQNGRNKRIQGLEENLAPLTATLGHQRELHKYPTSDCESTRGTDRDGLPSDEKLEELKAGEPGDQNFSSKVVQRGREFFDSNGNFLYRI; this is translated from the exons ATGGCCGTGGCTCTGAGCTTCCTGCTGGGCGGCTGTGTCCGCGCCGCTGTCGCTCGCTGCGGCTTCGCGACCCAGGGGGTGGCGGGCCCAGGTCCTGTCGGCCGCGAGCCGGACCCCGATTCCGACTGGGAGCCGGAGGAGCGGGAGCTGCAGGAGGTGGAGAG TACCCTGAAACGACAGAGAAAAGCAATCCGGTTCCAGAAAATTCGGAGGCAAATGGAGGCGCCCGGTGCCCCGCCCAGAACCCTGACGCGGGAGGCCATGGAGCAGATCCG GTATTTACATAAGGAATTTGCAGAGTCCTGGTCAGTTCCCAGGTTGGCAGAAGGTTTTGATGTCAGCACTGATGTTATCCGAAGGGTTTTGAAAAGTAAATTTGTACCCACTCTGGAGCAGAAACTGAAGCAGGATCAAAAAGTCCTTAAGAAAACTGGGCTTGCCCACCGGGTCTGGCAGCTCCAGGGTTCTGGAGATAGCCCAAAGCCACTCACTGCAGGCCACTCTGTGTCAGGTTCATTGCTGGTGTCAGGGAATGAAGCTTCATCCAAAAGTCAGAGTCACAGCGCAGCTTTGAAAATGATAGGGTCAAGCCCTCACAGTACAAATACACCAAGGAGACAGaatggaaggaataaaagaatccAAGGCCTGGAGGAGAACTTGGCGCCTCTTACTGCAACCTTGGGTCATCAGAGAGAGCTGCACAAATACCCCACCAGTGATTGTGAGAGCACCAGAGGAACTGACAGGGATGGATTACCAAGTGATGAGAAGCTGGAAGAGTTGAAGGCAGGGGAGCCAGGTGACCAGAACTTCAGCAGCAAAGTAGTCCAGCGGGGACGGGAATTCTTTGACAGCAATGGGAACTTCCTGTACAGAATTTGA
- the Vps33b gene encoding vacuolar protein sorting-associated protein 33B isoform X3, with the protein MASPHRPDAPELPDFSMLKRLARDQLIYLLEQLPGKKDLFIEADLMSPLDRIASVSILKQHEVDKLYKVESKPALSSNEQLCFLVRPRIKNMRYIANLVNADKLAGRARKYKVIFSPQKFYSCEMVLEEEGVYGDVSCDEWAFSLLPLDVDLLSMELPEFFRDYFVEGDQRWINTVAQALHLLSTLYGSFPNCYGIGRCAKMSYELWRKLEDEDSETKGRRAEVGHVFLLDRDVDFVTALCSQVVYEGLVDDTFRVKCGSVDFGPEVTSSDKSLKVLLNAEDKVFNEIRNEHFSNVFGFLSQKARNLQAQYDRRRGMDIKQMKNFVSQELKGLKQEHRLLSLHIGACESIMKKKTKQDFQELIKTEHALLEGFNIRESTNYIEEHIDRQVSPIESLRLMCLLSITENGLIPKDYRSLKTQYMQSYGPEHLLTFSNLRRAGLLTEQVPGETLTAVESKVSKLVTDKAAGKITDAFSSLAKRSNFRAISKKLNLIPRVDGEYDLKVPRDMAYVFSGAYVPLSCRIIEQVLERRSWQGLDEVVRLLNCSEFAFTDMTKEDTASRYRFIFLTTAVTNSARLMEAMSEVKA; encoded by the exons ATGGCCTCTCCCCACCGACCCGACGCCCCGGAGCTGCCCGACTTCTCCATGCTCAAGAGGCTGGCCCGAGACCAGCTCATCTACCTGCTGGAGCAG CTTCCTGGGAAGAAGGATCTGTTCATCGAGGCAGATCTCATGAGCCCTTTGGATAGAATTGCCAGCGTCTCCATCCTGAAG CAACATGAAGTAGACAAGCTGTACAAGGTGGAGAGCAAGCCAGCCCTCAGCTCCAATGAACA ACTGTGCTTCTTGGTCAGACCCCGAATCAAGAATATGCGCTACATTGCCA ATCTTGTCAATGCTGACAAATTGGCTGGACGAGCTCGAAAATACAAAGTGATCTTCAGCCCTCAGAAG ttttattcctGTGAAATGGTGCTTGAGGAAGAGGGAGTCTATGGAG ATGTGAGCTGTGATGAATGGGCCTTCTCTCTGCTGCCTCTTGATGTGGATCTGCTCAGCATGGAACTGCCAGaatttttcagggactacttcgtG GAAGGAGATCAGCGTTGGATCAACACCGTggctcaggccctacaccttctCAGCACTCTCTATGGATCCTTTCCGAATTGCTACGGGATTGGCAGATGCGCCAAG ATGTCGTATGAACTGTGGAGGAAACTGGAGGACGAGGACAGTGAGACCAAAGGCCGTAGAGCAGAGGTTGGACATGTTTTTCTCCTGGACAGAG ATGTGGACTTTGTGACAGCACTTTGCTCCCAGGTCGTTTACGAGGGCCTGGTAGACGACACTTTCCGCGTCAAGTGTG GGAGTGTCGACTTTGGCCCGGAAGTCACGTCTTCTGACAAGAGCCTGAAGGTGCTCCTCAATGCTGAGGACAAG GTGTTTAATGAGATTCgtaatgagcatttctccaatgTCTTTGGCTTCTTGAGCCAGAAGGCCCGGAACTTGCAGGCCCAGTATGAT CGCCGGAGAGGCATGGACATAAAGCAGATGAAGAATTTCGTGTCCCAGGAGCTCAAGGGACTGAAACAGGAGCATCGTCTGCTGAGTCTGC ATATTGGGGCCTGTGAATCCATTATGAAGAAGAAAACCAAGCAGGACTTCCAGGAGCTCATCAAGACTGAGCATG CTCTGCTAGAGGGGTTCAACATCCGAGAGAGTACCAACTATATTGAAGAACACATTGACCGGCAG GTGTCACCTATAGAAAGCCTTCGTCTCATGTGCCTTTTGTCCATCACTGAGAATG GTTTGATTCCTAAGGATTACCGATCTCTGAAAACACAGTATATGCAG AGCTATGGCCCTGAGCACCTACTAACTTTCTCCAATCTGCGGCGAGCTGGGCTCCTAACAGAGCAGGTTCCAGGGGAAACCCTCACGGCAGTGGAGAGCAAAGTGAGCAAGCTGGTGACCGACAAGGCTGCAG GAAAGATTACGGATGCCTTCAGTTCTCTGGCCAAGAGGAGCAATTTTCGTGCCATCAGCAAAAAGCTGAATTTG ATCCCACGTGTGGACGGAGAGTATGACCTGAAAGTGCCTCGAGACATGGCTTACGTCTTCAGTGGGGCCTATGTGCCCCTGAGCTGCCGGATCATTGAGCAG GTGCTGGAGCGGCGGAGCTGGCAGGGCCTTGATGAGGTGGTACGGCTGCTCAACTGCAGTGAGTTTGCATTCACAG ACATGACCAAGGAAGATACAGCTTCCA GGTACAGGTTCATTTTTCTGACGACAGCTGTCACAAACAGTGCTCGCCTTATGGAGGCCATGAGTGAGGTGAAGGCCTGA
- the Vps33b gene encoding vacuolar protein sorting-associated protein 33B isoform X2: MASPHRPDAPELPDFSMLKRLARDQLIYLLEQLPGKKDLFIEADLMSPLDRIASVSILKQHEVDKLYKVESKPALSSNEQLCFLVRPRIKNMRYIANLVNADKLAGRARKYKVIFSPQKFYSCEMVLEEEGVYGDVSCDEWAFSLLPLDVDLLSMELPEFFRDYFVEGDQRWINTVAQALHLLSTLYGSFPNCYGIGRCAKMSYELWRKLEDEDSETKGRRAEVGHVFLLDRDVDFVTALCSQVVYEGLVDDTFRVKCGSVDFGPEVTSSDKSLKVLLNAEDKRRRGMDIKQMKNFVSQELKGLKQEHRLLSLHIGACESIMKKKTKQDFQELIKTEHALLEGFNIRESTNYIEEHIDRQVSPIESLRLMCLLSITENGLIPKDYRSLKTQYMQSYGPEHLLTFSNLRRAGLLTEQVPGETLTAVESKVSKLVTDKAAGKITDAFSSLAKRSNFRAISKKLNLIPRVDGEYDLKVPRDMAYVFSGAYVPLSCRIIEQVLERRSWQGLDEVVRLLNCSEFAFTDMTKEDTASSESLRLVLVVFLGGCTFSEISALRFLGREKGYRFIFLTTAVTNSARLMEAMSEVKA; encoded by the exons ATGGCCTCTCCCCACCGACCCGACGCCCCGGAGCTGCCCGACTTCTCCATGCTCAAGAGGCTGGCCCGAGACCAGCTCATCTACCTGCTGGAGCAG CTTCCTGGGAAGAAGGATCTGTTCATCGAGGCAGATCTCATGAGCCCTTTGGATAGAATTGCCAGCGTCTCCATCCTGAAG CAACATGAAGTAGACAAGCTGTACAAGGTGGAGAGCAAGCCAGCCCTCAGCTCCAATGAACA ACTGTGCTTCTTGGTCAGACCCCGAATCAAGAATATGCGCTACATTGCCA ATCTTGTCAATGCTGACAAATTGGCTGGACGAGCTCGAAAATACAAAGTGATCTTCAGCCCTCAGAAG ttttattcctGTGAAATGGTGCTTGAGGAAGAGGGAGTCTATGGAG ATGTGAGCTGTGATGAATGGGCCTTCTCTCTGCTGCCTCTTGATGTGGATCTGCTCAGCATGGAACTGCCAGaatttttcagggactacttcgtG GAAGGAGATCAGCGTTGGATCAACACCGTggctcaggccctacaccttctCAGCACTCTCTATGGATCCTTTCCGAATTGCTACGGGATTGGCAGATGCGCCAAG ATGTCGTATGAACTGTGGAGGAAACTGGAGGACGAGGACAGTGAGACCAAAGGCCGTAGAGCAGAGGTTGGACATGTTTTTCTCCTGGACAGAG ATGTGGACTTTGTGACAGCACTTTGCTCCCAGGTCGTTTACGAGGGCCTGGTAGACGACACTTTCCGCGTCAAGTGTG GGAGTGTCGACTTTGGCCCGGAAGTCACGTCTTCTGACAAGAGCCTGAAGGTGCTCCTCAATGCTGAGGACAAG CGCCGGAGAGGCATGGACATAAAGCAGATGAAGAATTTCGTGTCCCAGGAGCTCAAGGGACTGAAACAGGAGCATCGTCTGCTGAGTCTGC ATATTGGGGCCTGTGAATCCATTATGAAGAAGAAAACCAAGCAGGACTTCCAGGAGCTCATCAAGACTGAGCATG CTCTGCTAGAGGGGTTCAACATCCGAGAGAGTACCAACTATATTGAAGAACACATTGACCGGCAG GTGTCACCTATAGAAAGCCTTCGTCTCATGTGCCTTTTGTCCATCACTGAGAATG GTTTGATTCCTAAGGATTACCGATCTCTGAAAACACAGTATATGCAG AGCTATGGCCCTGAGCACCTACTAACTTTCTCCAATCTGCGGCGAGCTGGGCTCCTAACAGAGCAGGTTCCAGGGGAAACCCTCACGGCAGTGGAGAGCAAAGTGAGCAAGCTGGTGACCGACAAGGCTGCAG GAAAGATTACGGATGCCTTCAGTTCTCTGGCCAAGAGGAGCAATTTTCGTGCCATCAGCAAAAAGCTGAATTTG ATCCCACGTGTGGACGGAGAGTATGACCTGAAAGTGCCTCGAGACATGGCTTACGTCTTCAGTGGGGCCTATGTGCCCCTGAGCTGCCGGATCATTGAGCAG GTGCTGGAGCGGCGGAGCTGGCAGGGCCTTGATGAGGTGGTACGGCTGCTCAACTGCAGTGAGTTTGCATTCACAG ACATGACCAAGGAAGATACAGCTTCCAGTGAGTCCCTGCGCCTCGTCTTGGTGGTGTTCTTGGGTGGTTGCACATTCTCTGAGATCTCGGCCCTGAGGTTTCTGGGcagagagaaag GGTACAGGTTCATTTTTCTGACGACAGCTGTCACAAACAGTGCTCGCCTTATGGAGGCCATGAGTGAGGTGAAGGCCTGA
- the Vps33b gene encoding vacuolar protein sorting-associated protein 33B isoform X4: MASPHRPDAPELPDFSMLKRLARDQLIYLLEQLPGKKDLFIEADLMSPLDRIASVSILKQHEVDKLYKVESKPALSSNEQLCFLVRPRIKNMRYIANLVNADKLAGRARKYKVIFSPQKFYSCEMVLEEEGVYGDVSCDEWAFSLLPLDVDLLSMELPEFFRDYFVEGDQRWINTVAQALHLLSTLYGSFPNCYGIGRCAKMSYELWRKLEDEDSETKGRRAEVGHVFLLDRDVDFVTALCSQVVYEGLVDDTFRVKCGSVDFGPEVTSSDKSLKVLLNAEDKVFNEIRNEHFSNVFGFLSQKARNLQAQYDRRRGMDIKQMKNFVSQELKGLKQEHRLLSLHIGACESIMKKKTKQDFQELIKTEHALLEGFNIRESTNYIEEHIDRQVSPIESLRLMCLLSITENGLIPKDYRSLKTQYMQSYGPEHLLTFSNLRRAGLLTEQVPGETLTAVESKVSKLVTDKAAGKITDAFSSLAKRSNFRAISKKLNLIPRVDGEYDLKVPRDMAYVFSGAYVPLSCRIIEQVRGIAGEGQAASLSTGRSVERAQSSLLPQT; encoded by the exons ATGGCCTCTCCCCACCGACCCGACGCCCCGGAGCTGCCCGACTTCTCCATGCTCAAGAGGCTGGCCCGAGACCAGCTCATCTACCTGCTGGAGCAG CTTCCTGGGAAGAAGGATCTGTTCATCGAGGCAGATCTCATGAGCCCTTTGGATAGAATTGCCAGCGTCTCCATCCTGAAG CAACATGAAGTAGACAAGCTGTACAAGGTGGAGAGCAAGCCAGCCCTCAGCTCCAATGAACA ACTGTGCTTCTTGGTCAGACCCCGAATCAAGAATATGCGCTACATTGCCA ATCTTGTCAATGCTGACAAATTGGCTGGACGAGCTCGAAAATACAAAGTGATCTTCAGCCCTCAGAAG ttttattcctGTGAAATGGTGCTTGAGGAAGAGGGAGTCTATGGAG ATGTGAGCTGTGATGAATGGGCCTTCTCTCTGCTGCCTCTTGATGTGGATCTGCTCAGCATGGAACTGCCAGaatttttcagggactacttcgtG GAAGGAGATCAGCGTTGGATCAACACCGTggctcaggccctacaccttctCAGCACTCTCTATGGATCCTTTCCGAATTGCTACGGGATTGGCAGATGCGCCAAG ATGTCGTATGAACTGTGGAGGAAACTGGAGGACGAGGACAGTGAGACCAAAGGCCGTAGAGCAGAGGTTGGACATGTTTTTCTCCTGGACAGAG ATGTGGACTTTGTGACAGCACTTTGCTCCCAGGTCGTTTACGAGGGCCTGGTAGACGACACTTTCCGCGTCAAGTGTG GGAGTGTCGACTTTGGCCCGGAAGTCACGTCTTCTGACAAGAGCCTGAAGGTGCTCCTCAATGCTGAGGACAAG GTGTTTAATGAGATTCgtaatgagcatttctccaatgTCTTTGGCTTCTTGAGCCAGAAGGCCCGGAACTTGCAGGCCCAGTATGAT CGCCGGAGAGGCATGGACATAAAGCAGATGAAGAATTTCGTGTCCCAGGAGCTCAAGGGACTGAAACAGGAGCATCGTCTGCTGAGTCTGC ATATTGGGGCCTGTGAATCCATTATGAAGAAGAAAACCAAGCAGGACTTCCAGGAGCTCATCAAGACTGAGCATG CTCTGCTAGAGGGGTTCAACATCCGAGAGAGTACCAACTATATTGAAGAACACATTGACCGGCAG GTGTCACCTATAGAAAGCCTTCGTCTCATGTGCCTTTTGTCCATCACTGAGAATG GTTTGATTCCTAAGGATTACCGATCTCTGAAAACACAGTATATGCAG AGCTATGGCCCTGAGCACCTACTAACTTTCTCCAATCTGCGGCGAGCTGGGCTCCTAACAGAGCAGGTTCCAGGGGAAACCCTCACGGCAGTGGAGAGCAAAGTGAGCAAGCTGGTGACCGACAAGGCTGCAG GAAAGATTACGGATGCCTTCAGTTCTCTGGCCAAGAGGAGCAATTTTCGTGCCATCAGCAAAAAGCTGAATTTG ATCCCACGTGTGGACGGAGAGTATGACCTGAAAGTGCCTCGAGACATGGCTTACGTCTTCAGTGGGGCCTATGTGCCCCTGAGCTGCCGGATCATTGAGCAG GTACGTGGCATTGCTGGAGAGGGGCAGGCTGCATCACTCAGCACTGGCCGGTCAGTAGAGAGAGCACAGTCTTCTCTGCTCCCCCAGACATGA
- the Vps33b gene encoding vacuolar protein sorting-associated protein 33B isoform X5 gives MVCKTLSRKTPSQKRAGGEAQDVSCDEWAFSLLPLDVDLLSMELPEFFRDYFVEGDQRWINTVAQALHLLSTLYGSFPNCYGIGRCAKMSYELWRKLEDEDSETKGRRAEVGHVFLLDRDVDFVTALCSQVVYEGLVDDTFRVKCGSVDFGPEVTSSDKSLKVLLNAEDKVFNEIRNEHFSNVFGFLSQKARNLQAQYDRRRGMDIKQMKNFVSQELKGLKQEHRLLSLHIGACESIMKKKTKQDFQELIKTEHALLEGFNIRESTNYIEEHIDRQVSPIESLRLMCLLSITENGLIPKDYRSLKTQYMQSYGPEHLLTFSNLRRAGLLTEQVPGETLTAVESKVSKLVTDKAAGKITDAFSSLAKRSNFRAISKKLNLIPRVDGEYDLKVPRDMAYVFSGAYVPLSCRIIEQVLERRSWQGLDEVVRLLNCSEFAFTDMTKEDTASSESLRLVLVVFLGGCTFSEISALRFLGREKGYRFIFLTTAVTNSARLMEAMSEVKA, from the exons atggtctgcaagaccctgtctcggaaaaccccatcacaaaaaagggctggcggagaaGCTCAAG ATGTGAGCTGTGATGAATGGGCCTTCTCTCTGCTGCCTCTTGATGTGGATCTGCTCAGCATGGAACTGCCAGaatttttcagggactacttcgtG GAAGGAGATCAGCGTTGGATCAACACCGTggctcaggccctacaccttctCAGCACTCTCTATGGATCCTTTCCGAATTGCTACGGGATTGGCAGATGCGCCAAG ATGTCGTATGAACTGTGGAGGAAACTGGAGGACGAGGACAGTGAGACCAAAGGCCGTAGAGCAGAGGTTGGACATGTTTTTCTCCTGGACAGAG ATGTGGACTTTGTGACAGCACTTTGCTCCCAGGTCGTTTACGAGGGCCTGGTAGACGACACTTTCCGCGTCAAGTGTG GGAGTGTCGACTTTGGCCCGGAAGTCACGTCTTCTGACAAGAGCCTGAAGGTGCTCCTCAATGCTGAGGACAAG GTGTTTAATGAGATTCgtaatgagcatttctccaatgTCTTTGGCTTCTTGAGCCAGAAGGCCCGGAACTTGCAGGCCCAGTATGAT CGCCGGAGAGGCATGGACATAAAGCAGATGAAGAATTTCGTGTCCCAGGAGCTCAAGGGACTGAAACAGGAGCATCGTCTGCTGAGTCTGC ATATTGGGGCCTGTGAATCCATTATGAAGAAGAAAACCAAGCAGGACTTCCAGGAGCTCATCAAGACTGAGCATG CTCTGCTAGAGGGGTTCAACATCCGAGAGAGTACCAACTATATTGAAGAACACATTGACCGGCAG GTGTCACCTATAGAAAGCCTTCGTCTCATGTGCCTTTTGTCCATCACTGAGAATG GTTTGATTCCTAAGGATTACCGATCTCTGAAAACACAGTATATGCAG AGCTATGGCCCTGAGCACCTACTAACTTTCTCCAATCTGCGGCGAGCTGGGCTCCTAACAGAGCAGGTTCCAGGGGAAACCCTCACGGCAGTGGAGAGCAAAGTGAGCAAGCTGGTGACCGACAAGGCTGCAG GAAAGATTACGGATGCCTTCAGTTCTCTGGCCAAGAGGAGCAATTTTCGTGCCATCAGCAAAAAGCTGAATTTG ATCCCACGTGTGGACGGAGAGTATGACCTGAAAGTGCCTCGAGACATGGCTTACGTCTTCAGTGGGGCCTATGTGCCCCTGAGCTGCCGGATCATTGAGCAG GTGCTGGAGCGGCGGAGCTGGCAGGGCCTTGATGAGGTGGTACGGCTGCTCAACTGCAGTGAGTTTGCATTCACAG ACATGACCAAGGAAGATACAGCTTCCAGTGAGTCCCTGCGCCTCGTCTTGGTGGTGTTCTTGGGTGGTTGCACATTCTCTGAGATCTCGGCCCTGAGGTTTCTGGGcagagagaaag GGTACAGGTTCATTTTTCTGACGACAGCTGTCACAAACAGTGCTCGCCTTATGGAGGCCATGAGTGAGGTGAAGGCCTGA
- the Vps33b gene encoding vacuolar protein sorting-associated protein 33B isoform X1 → MASPHRPDAPELPDFSMLKRLARDQLIYLLEQLPGKKDLFIEADLMSPLDRIASVSILKQHEVDKLYKVESKPALSSNEQLCFLVRPRIKNMRYIANLVNADKLAGRARKYKVIFSPQKFYSCEMVLEEEGVYGDVSCDEWAFSLLPLDVDLLSMELPEFFRDYFVEGDQRWINTVAQALHLLSTLYGSFPNCYGIGRCAKMSYELWRKLEDEDSETKGRRAEVGHVFLLDRDVDFVTALCSQVVYEGLVDDTFRVKCGSVDFGPEVTSSDKSLKVLLNAEDKVFNEIRNEHFSNVFGFLSQKARNLQAQYDRRRGMDIKQMKNFVSQELKGLKQEHRLLSLHIGACESIMKKKTKQDFQELIKTEHALLEGFNIRESTNYIEEHIDRQVSPIESLRLMCLLSITENGLIPKDYRSLKTQYMQSYGPEHLLTFSNLRRAGLLTEQVPGETLTAVESKVSKLVTDKAAGKITDAFSSLAKRSNFRAISKKLNLIPRVDGEYDLKVPRDMAYVFSGAYVPLSCRIIEQVLERRSWQGLDEVVRLLNCSEFAFTDMTKEDTASSESLRLVLVVFLGGCTFSEISALRFLGREKGYRFIFLTTAVTNSARLMEAMSEVKA, encoded by the exons ATGGCCTCTCCCCACCGACCCGACGCCCCGGAGCTGCCCGACTTCTCCATGCTCAAGAGGCTGGCCCGAGACCAGCTCATCTACCTGCTGGAGCAG CTTCCTGGGAAGAAGGATCTGTTCATCGAGGCAGATCTCATGAGCCCTTTGGATAGAATTGCCAGCGTCTCCATCCTGAAG CAACATGAAGTAGACAAGCTGTACAAGGTGGAGAGCAAGCCAGCCCTCAGCTCCAATGAACA ACTGTGCTTCTTGGTCAGACCCCGAATCAAGAATATGCGCTACATTGCCA ATCTTGTCAATGCTGACAAATTGGCTGGACGAGCTCGAAAATACAAAGTGATCTTCAGCCCTCAGAAG ttttattcctGTGAAATGGTGCTTGAGGAAGAGGGAGTCTATGGAG ATGTGAGCTGTGATGAATGGGCCTTCTCTCTGCTGCCTCTTGATGTGGATCTGCTCAGCATGGAACTGCCAGaatttttcagggactacttcgtG GAAGGAGATCAGCGTTGGATCAACACCGTggctcaggccctacaccttctCAGCACTCTCTATGGATCCTTTCCGAATTGCTACGGGATTGGCAGATGCGCCAAG ATGTCGTATGAACTGTGGAGGAAACTGGAGGACGAGGACAGTGAGACCAAAGGCCGTAGAGCAGAGGTTGGACATGTTTTTCTCCTGGACAGAG ATGTGGACTTTGTGACAGCACTTTGCTCCCAGGTCGTTTACGAGGGCCTGGTAGACGACACTTTCCGCGTCAAGTGTG GGAGTGTCGACTTTGGCCCGGAAGTCACGTCTTCTGACAAGAGCCTGAAGGTGCTCCTCAATGCTGAGGACAAG GTGTTTAATGAGATTCgtaatgagcatttctccaatgTCTTTGGCTTCTTGAGCCAGAAGGCCCGGAACTTGCAGGCCCAGTATGAT CGCCGGAGAGGCATGGACATAAAGCAGATGAAGAATTTCGTGTCCCAGGAGCTCAAGGGACTGAAACAGGAGCATCGTCTGCTGAGTCTGC ATATTGGGGCCTGTGAATCCATTATGAAGAAGAAAACCAAGCAGGACTTCCAGGAGCTCATCAAGACTGAGCATG CTCTGCTAGAGGGGTTCAACATCCGAGAGAGTACCAACTATATTGAAGAACACATTGACCGGCAG GTGTCACCTATAGAAAGCCTTCGTCTCATGTGCCTTTTGTCCATCACTGAGAATG GTTTGATTCCTAAGGATTACCGATCTCTGAAAACACAGTATATGCAG AGCTATGGCCCTGAGCACCTACTAACTTTCTCCAATCTGCGGCGAGCTGGGCTCCTAACAGAGCAGGTTCCAGGGGAAACCCTCACGGCAGTGGAGAGCAAAGTGAGCAAGCTGGTGACCGACAAGGCTGCAG GAAAGATTACGGATGCCTTCAGTTCTCTGGCCAAGAGGAGCAATTTTCGTGCCATCAGCAAAAAGCTGAATTTG ATCCCACGTGTGGACGGAGAGTATGACCTGAAAGTGCCTCGAGACATGGCTTACGTCTTCAGTGGGGCCTATGTGCCCCTGAGCTGCCGGATCATTGAGCAG GTGCTGGAGCGGCGGAGCTGGCAGGGCCTTGATGAGGTGGTACGGCTGCTCAACTGCAGTGAGTTTGCATTCACAG ACATGACCAAGGAAGATACAGCTTCCAGTGAGTCCCTGCGCCTCGTCTTGGTGGTGTTCTTGGGTGGTTGCACATTCTCTGAGATCTCGGCCCTGAGGTTTCTGGGcagagagaaag GGTACAGGTTCATTTTTCTGACGACAGCTGTCACAAACAGTGCTCGCCTTATGGAGGCCATGAGTGAGGTGAAGGCCTGA